Sequence from the bacterium genome:
CTGGTCGCGCTTCTGCTGCACCCGTGGCGATTTGTCCGCATCATCTCCCTCGCCTTGGGAGGCTTCCTGACCGCAGTGCACGTGGGCTTCCGAGCGGTGAACGACAGCGGCTTCGGCCACCACGAAGCCGCGATCCTTTGGTCGGAATCGGCGTTTGCTCCCGACGCACTTGCCTTCTTTGCGCCCGGCTACATGGGCGCCGTCAGCGCAGTGGCGGTGAGTACCGTGGCCTTCGGGTTCTGGGCGCGGCAGGCCGCCTTCCGCCGCGGCGGACTGGTTCTATTGCTACTGGCGTTAGGAGTCGCCTGGGCGGCAGACCGGGTGGTCGATCGAAGCTTCGGAAAAGTCTACCAAGCCCCTGCACCCGTTCGCGTGCCCTTGCTCGCGCGCTGGGCCTGGCTCCACAGCGTTCCCTACTACGGCCGCCGTGACGAACCGAACCTCGAAACGAAAGAGCCACCTGTTGCATCGCATTTGGTGTTGGTCATGGACGAGAGCATCTCTGGACATTGGCTCGGTATCAATGGAGGACATCCGGAAACGACACCGTGGCTGGGCGGGCCCGATTCCCGCGTCTTCAACTTCGGTATCGCCTCTGCGATTTCGAATTTGAGCTCGAGCACGAACCTCCTGCTACAGGCGGGTCTCTCGGCAGATGCTCTCCCGGACACGGAACTGCGCTCACTTCGCGATGCCAATCTCTTTGCCTACATGAGCGGCGCGGGGTTCCGAACGGCACTGTTCGATGCGCAGTCCTACTCGAGCCGCCCGCCCAACTTCATGACCCAATTCGACCTCGAAGGCATCGACACTCATCGACAAGTCCGCGAGGTGCATCCCGAACTCCCCGAACATGCCCTCGACGCGGTAACGATCGAGTGGACCGTGGAGCAGATCGAGTCCGCCGAGCGCTCTTTCACCTATGTACTGAAGAATGGAGCCCACCTCCCCTACAGCGACA
This genomic interval carries:
- a CDS encoding sulfatase-like hydrolase/transferase; translation: MKQQNRHRIAFAAVLLLALCIADQFDLFHMTRFQLDRRDTERPGFNATVFAFTYMACIAGLVALLLHPWRFVRIISLALGGFLTAVHVGFRAVNDSGFGHHEAAILWSESAFAPDALAFFAPGYMGAVSAVAVSTVAFGFWARQAAFRRGGLVLLLLALGVAWAADRVVDRSFGKVYQAPAPVRVPLLARWAWLHSVPYYGRRDEPNLETKEPPVASHLVLVMDESISGHWLGINGGHPETTPWLGGPDSRVFNFGIASAISNLSSSTNLLLQAGLSADALPDTELRSLRDANLFAYMSGAGFRTALFDAQSYSSRPPNFMTQFDLEGIDTHRQVREVHPELPEHALDAVTIEWTVEQIESAERSFTYVLKNGAHLPYSDKFSPQIAVFHAAPGAGDLARTRTAYRNAIAWSTDRYLMELSQALEKLGREVLVVYTADHGQSLGSTNSPNARRFTPHATSVDPPSSQAAIPLLMLAFGESTRAQVRDLFVPELLDQTSQFEIFPTMLELAGYTRADATAGRAPSLFDAGTPRGDRFFVSGNIFSREGGFYILNRSMGNACFLNQFKSPTPE